Proteins encoded in a region of the Uloborus diversus isolate 005 chromosome 1, Udiv.v.3.1, whole genome shotgun sequence genome:
- the LOC129234312 gene encoding cilia- and flagella-associated protein 97-like, whose protein sequence is MSLRVGLGASQADIDVQGEIDFDFFEESDNTNKTSAGLQSNALSSDSDRNAYSEKKNTDVDRLPESERELSEFDPNINESCSSLNFKKPMITVSCDDATGVVQKTIETVIPTPFNYKESKCGRTSPRTSSRAKRIPSPYLRNKMFLDKCDVSDDSSLSSMSESDSDLSASEDSFDLDEGTDSLTDVSPVISPFRNCSPNPDFNDPSPSSSTLVDSNLQKNGSVKFAEESHKECEKCNSLDVMELLNAVKRLEMGQNVGVMCSEATPSVITQNAKCRKNLSFSNEEVRRIDNDNRNLLKKIVAQQNRPKTRPHSVRVISSSAVNRQRHQRQIELENLALLKRLESTKSSRDLNRVHLLRDYERRSSAVLSRASSRSSKFPSRGSSCRTSAQSSGRSSAISLAKSTSHSTTIASENA, encoded by the exons ATGTCTCTCAGAGTTGGCCTTGGAGCTTCACAGGCGGATATAGATGTTCAAGGTGAAAtagatttcgatttttttgaagaaagtgaCAACACCAACAAAACATCTGCGGGCTTGCAAAGCAATGCTCTTAGCTCTGATAGCGATAGAAATGCGTACTCAGAGAAGAAAAATACGGACGTTGACCGGTTGCCTGAATCAGAAAGAGAACTTTCAGAATTTGACCCTAATATTAATGAATCATGTTCAAGTTTGAACTTTAAGAAGCCCATGATAACCGTTTCCTGTGATGATGCCACTGGAGTCGTGCAAAAAACAATAGAGACTGTAATCCCCACTCCTTTTAACTATAAGGAAAGCAAATGTGGCAGAACGAGCCCTCGTACTAGTAGTCGAGCAAAGCGTATTCCTAGCCCTTATTTgcgaaataaaatgtttctagaCAAGTGTGATGTTTCTGACGACAGCTCATTGTCTAGTATGTCCGAGTCTGACTCAGATCTGTCTGCGAGTGAAGATTCTTTCGATCTCGATGAAGGAACGGACTCTCTTACTGATGTCAGCCCCGTAATATCCCCGTTTCGAAATTGCTCTCCAAACCCTGATTTTAATGACCCATCGCCTTCGTCATCTACATTGGTCGACTCTAATCTTCAGAAAAATGGATCCGTTAAGTTTGCAGAGGAGTCCCACAAGGAATGCGAGAAATGCAATTCTCTCGATGTGATGGAACTTTTGAATGCGGTGAAACGACTGGAGATGGGACAGAATGTGGGTGTGATGTGCTCCGAAGCCACCCCTTCCGTCATTACGCAGAACGCAAAGTGTCGTAAGAACTTGTCATTTTCGAACGAGGAGGTGCGTCGAATCGATAACGATAACCgtaatcttttgaaaaaaatagtagcTCAGCAGAACAGACCGAAAACACGTCCACATTCTGTGCGAGTCATATCTTCGTCTGCTGTCAACAGGCAAAGACATCAAAGACAAATTGAGCTTGAAAATTTG GCCTTGTTGAAAAGACTGGAATCTACAAAGTCTTCTCGTGACCTGAATCGCGTGCATTTACTTCGTGATTATGAGCGCAGGTCCTCAGCAGTCTTGTCCAGAGCTTCATCTAGATCATCCAAATTTCCTTCTCGGGGGTCATCCTGTCGTACCTCTGCTCAATCTTCCGGCCGCTCCAGTGCCATCAGTCTGGCGAAGTCGACATCACACTCCACGACAATTGCTTCGGAAAATGCTTGA